In the Lentisphaerota bacterium genome, GCGACGATACCCGCATCACGGGGGCGCTGCCTTCGATCAACTACGTGTTGGAAAAGGGCGGCAGCCTGGTGCTGATGAGCCATTTGGGCCGGCCGAAGGGCGCGGGCTACGAGGCTGAGTTCTCACTCAAGCCGGTGGCCGAGCACCTGGCCAAACTCACGGGCCGGTCGGTGGTGTTCGCCGCCGACTGCGCCCGGGCCGACGCCGAGGTTGCTGCGCTGAAGCCCGGCGGCATCGTCATGCTTGAAAACACCCGCTTCTATGACGAGGAGGAGGGGAAGACAAAGAAGGTCGATGGCCAGAGCGACGCGGACTATCAGGCGAAGAAGGCGGCGCTCAAGGACAAGCAGAAAGCGCTGGCGAAGAAGTTGGCGTCCTACGGAGACATCTACTGCAACGACGCTTTCGGCTCCGCCCACCGCGCCCACGCCTCCACGGCTGTGGTGTGCAAGTACATGAAGGATAACGTCGCCGGTTTCCTGATGGAGAAGGAGATTGAATACCTCGGCAATGCGGTCGAGAACCCGACCCGGCCGTTCGTGGCGATCCTCGGCGGCGCGAAGGTGTCGGACAAGCTCGCGGTCGTGCAGAACCTGCTCGAGAAGGTTGATACCCTGATCATCGGCGGTGGCATGGCCTACACCTTTCTCAAGGCGCAGGGCCATGAGATCGGCAAGTCGCTCTGCGAAACTGACCAGATCGACTACGCCCGCGCGATGATCGCGAAGGCCAAGGCCGGCGGTAAGCGGCTGCTGCTGCCCGTGGATAACATCGCCGCCGATGCGTTTTCGGCCGAGGCTGCCACCCGCACGGTGGGCAATGAAATCCCAGCCGGGTGGATGGCGCTGGACATCGGTCCCCAGACGACGACGCAGTATGCCGCCGCCATCGCGGGGGCGAAGACGGTGGTCTGGAACGGCCCGATGGGCTGTTTCGAGATGAAGCCGTTCGCGGCCGGCACGCTCGGAGTCTGCCAGGCGATCGCAGCGAGCCGATCCGTCTCGATCATCGGCGGTGGCGACAGCGTGAGCGCGGTCAACAAGAGCGGACTGGCGGGGAAGATGACTCACATCTCC is a window encoding:
- a CDS encoding phosphoglycerate kinase, which encodes MNKKTLRDVDVAGKRVLMRVDFNVPIKNGAISDDTRITGALPSINYVLEKGGSLVLMSHLGRPKGAGYEAEFSLKPVAEHLAKLTGRSVVFAADCARADAEVAALKPGGIVMLENTRFYDEEEGKTKKVDGQSDADYQAKKAALKDKQKALAKKLASYGDIYCNDAFGSAHRAHASTAVVCKYMKDNVAGFLMEKEIEYLGNAVENPTRPFVAILGGAKVSDKLAVVQNLLEKVDTLIIGGGMAYTFLKAQGHEIGKSLCETDQIDYARAMIAKAKAGGKRLLLPVDNIAADAFSAEAATRTVGNEIPAGWMALDIGPQTTTQYAAAIAGAKTVVWNGPMGCFEMKPFAAGTLGVCQAIAASRSVSIIGGGDSVSAVNKSGLAGKMTHISTGGGASLELLEGKELPGVAALSDL